The following coding sequences lie in one Microbacterium sp. XT11 genomic window:
- a CDS encoding RNA polymerase sigma factor encodes MPVQTSDHSWTARAAAGDENAFRELYRAYVRPVYWIARGILSSAPDAEDVTQETFVTAWRKLPGFELQGDSLLPWLATICRFQAANRLRRLRRDEAHTAEAMHDADMPATISVEDQVITTALAERIAREVGTLGELDREIFRLCAAEGYAYQAAADELGVSHAVVRNRLSRVRTQLRGAVKEASDA; translated from the coding sequence ATGCCCGTGCAGACGAGTGACCACAGCTGGACGGCACGCGCCGCGGCCGGCGACGAGAACGCCTTCCGCGAGCTGTATCGCGCGTACGTCCGTCCTGTGTACTGGATCGCCCGCGGCATCCTGTCTTCAGCTCCGGATGCCGAGGACGTGACGCAGGAGACCTTCGTGACGGCCTGGCGCAAGCTCCCCGGTTTCGAGCTGCAGGGCGACTCGCTGCTGCCGTGGCTGGCGACGATCTGCCGCTTCCAGGCGGCGAATCGCCTGCGCCGCCTGCGGCGCGACGAGGCGCACACGGCCGAGGCGATGCACGACGCCGACATGCCTGCGACGATCAGCGTCGAGGACCAGGTCATCACGACGGCCCTCGCCGAACGCATCGCGCGGGAGGTCGGGACCCTCGGCGAGCTGGACAGAGAGATCTTCCGCCTGTGCGCCGCCGAGGGGTACGCCTACCAGGCCGCCGCGGACGAGCTCGGAGTCAGCCATGCCGTGGTGCGGAACCGTCTCTCGCGAGTGCGCACGCAATTGCGCGGTGCCGTCAAGGAGGCGAGCGACGCATGA
- a CDS encoding TerC/Alx family metal homeostasis membrane protein yields the protein MNIPVWFEIGALVVLVLILVGDLLLAKFRPHIPSTKESTLWVVFYVGLALVFAGLLYFFAGGQYAGEFLTGWALEYSLSIDNLFVFVLIMAQFAVPRRLQQMVLMVGIIIALVLRGVFILLGVAIIENFSPVFYIFGAFLIWTAIKQAMPEGDHDEEVKRENFIVRLLRRRIDISDEYDGNKLRTVVDGKKVWTPMLIVFVAIGVTDLMFAIDSIPAIFSITHNSFLVFTANIFALMGLRQLYFLLGDLLDRLRYLHYGIAVILGFIGIKLVLHAMHVNELPFINNGQHIDWAPDIPIWLSLTVIVVSMAVATIASLVASSRENRAERAAVGE from the coding sequence GTGAACATCCCTGTCTGGTTCGAGATCGGCGCACTCGTCGTCCTGGTCCTCATCCTCGTCGGCGACCTGCTGCTCGCCAAGTTCCGCCCCCACATCCCGTCGACGAAGGAATCCACCCTGTGGGTCGTCTTCTACGTCGGCCTCGCACTCGTCTTCGCCGGACTGCTGTACTTCTTCGCAGGCGGGCAGTACGCGGGGGAGTTCCTCACGGGATGGGCGCTGGAGTACAGCCTCTCCATCGACAACCTCTTCGTCTTCGTGCTGATCATGGCGCAGTTCGCCGTGCCGCGGCGCCTGCAGCAGATGGTGCTCATGGTCGGCATCATCATCGCGCTCGTCCTGAGAGGCGTCTTCATCCTGCTCGGCGTCGCGATCATCGAGAACTTCTCGCCGGTGTTCTACATCTTCGGTGCGTTCCTGATCTGGACGGCCATCAAGCAGGCGATGCCTGAGGGTGATCACGATGAGGAGGTGAAGCGCGAGAACTTCATCGTGCGGCTGCTCCGCCGTCGCATCGACATCAGCGACGAGTACGACGGCAACAAGCTGCGGACCGTCGTCGACGGCAAGAAGGTCTGGACGCCGATGCTCATCGTCTTCGTCGCGATCGGTGTCACCGATCTCATGTTCGCGATCGACTCGATCCCCGCGATCTTCAGCATCACGCACAACAGCTTCCTGGTCTTCACCGCGAACATCTTCGCCCTGATGGGCCTCCGCCAGCTGTACTTCCTGCTGGGAGACCTGCTCGACCGGCTGCGGTACCTCCACTACGGCATCGCGGTCATCCTCGGGTTCATCGGGATCAAGCTCGTGCTGCACGCGATGCACGTGAACGAGCTGCCCTTCATCAACAACGGCCAGCACATCGACTGGGCGCCGGACATCCCGATCTGGCTGTCGCTGACGGTGATCGTCGTCTCTATGGCGGTGGCGACCATCGCCAGCCTCGTGGCTTCGTCTCGCGAGAACCGGGCGGAGCGGGCAGCCGTCGGCGAGTGA
- a CDS encoding LLM class flavin-dependent oxidoreductase, with translation MSRLQHFGWFLARGFGPQGWGYPSWEWDYDWTRPDVYQEAARTLEQAGFDLVIIEDAPSLGSPETIDLRVRHAFGGPKHDPLLLAPYLFQATRHLGVVPTVNPAAVLPYTAARQFATLQHLSGHRLGLNVVTDTGSARHFSDAPQLGHDEAYDRAEEWLAGVRSLWRSWDEGALVADRGSDVYADGTRMRAVRHRGDHFAFDGPLNALPFEHGEPAIVSPGGSGRGLAFAGANSDVQLALAPLTEQSVRAYRSRIHEAAVGAGRRPDDIKILFAIQPVLTGSAEEADRIVAASADPDDTVLLQIARKQSSDLETDLTALDLDRPLDPSIFGGHVSRGSIQRLIGDRGEDAPLRAHLAALARAGRISDRSGFVGTAEEFADLIEELGDWGNDGVLLWGDFHPVTLHRTLDELVPVLRRRGILRREFADGGLQANLRSF, from the coding sequence ATGAGCCGCCTGCAGCACTTCGGATGGTTCCTCGCCAGAGGCTTCGGTCCGCAGGGGTGGGGATATCCGTCGTGGGAGTGGGACTACGACTGGACGCGGCCCGACGTCTACCAGGAGGCGGCCCGCACTCTGGAGCAGGCGGGGTTCGACCTGGTCATCATCGAGGACGCCCCGTCTCTCGGATCGCCCGAGACCATCGACCTGCGTGTGCGCCACGCCTTCGGCGGGCCCAAGCACGATCCGCTTCTGCTCGCGCCGTATCTCTTCCAGGCGACTCGGCACCTCGGCGTCGTGCCGACGGTTAACCCCGCGGCCGTCCTTCCGTACACGGCGGCGCGTCAGTTCGCGACGCTGCAGCACCTGAGCGGTCACCGCCTCGGACTCAACGTCGTGACGGACACCGGCAGCGCTCGCCACTTCTCCGACGCACCGCAGCTCGGTCACGATGAGGCGTACGACCGCGCCGAGGAGTGGCTCGCCGGTGTCCGCTCCCTGTGGCGCAGCTGGGACGAAGGCGCACTCGTGGCCGACCGCGGCTCCGACGTGTACGCCGACGGCACCCGCATGCGGGCCGTGCGGCACCGCGGCGACCATTTCGCGTTCGACGGCCCGCTCAACGCGCTCCCCTTCGAGCACGGCGAACCGGCTATCGTCTCGCCGGGGGGCTCCGGTCGCGGGCTGGCCTTCGCGGGGGCCAACTCCGATGTGCAGCTCGCGCTCGCGCCTCTGACCGAGCAATCGGTGCGGGCTTATCGGTCGAGGATCCACGAGGCCGCCGTCGGCGCGGGGCGCCGACCGGACGACATCAAGATCCTGTTCGCGATCCAGCCCGTCCTCACCGGCTCAGCGGAAGAGGCGGACCGCATCGTGGCGGCGTCCGCCGATCCCGACGACACGGTCCTGCTGCAGATCGCCCGCAAGCAGTCCAGTGATCTGGAGACGGATCTCACGGCGCTGGATCTCGATCGTCCGCTCGACCCGTCGATCTTCGGGGGGCATGTCAGCCGAGGCAGCATCCAGCGCCTCATCGGCGACCGCGGAGAGGACGCGCCCCTCCGCGCACACCTGGCCGCGCTCGCGCGCGCCGGCCGGATCTCCGACCGCAGCGGCTTCGTGGGCACGGCCGAGGAGTTCGCCGACCTCATCGAGGAGCTGGGCGACTGGGGGAACGACGGAGTGCTGCTGTGGGGCGACTTCCACCCCGTGACGCTGCATCGCACGCTCGACGAGCTCGTGCCGGTGCTGCGTCGCCGCGGAATCCTGCGCCGCGAGTTCGCGGACGGCGGCCTGCAGGCGAACCTGCGCTCCTTCTGA
- a CDS encoding O-acetylhomoserine aminocarboxypropyltransferase/cysteine synthase family protein, which produces MTVDTASFFTRAVHAGRGQQPAASRATPIYLTAGFEFEDFDHAASHFGTGAGFGYTRTGNPTVQAVERQLAALESGADAVLLGSGQAAIATALLTVAGAGDHIVSSTHIYEGTRGLLLDNLSRLGIETTFVDDIADGDEWRAAIRPNTRALFGESIANARNDVLDIAAVSAIGDEYAIPLIVDNTLATPFLVRPIEHGAAIVVHSASKFLAGHGSVLGGVIVDDGRFDAARAGHNAPHLVLPGRGGLASVAERHGSRARGAYARESVAPRFGASPSPLNAFLIGQGAETLGLRVERQSRSALSIARWLDAHDDVESVDHVGLESHPHHATALRYLDGGFGSIFTFTLRGGLEAARHFVESVDVFTHMTHIGDVRSLVLHPATTSHAYRTEEEREVLGVRPGTLRLSIGIEDPTDLIADLDRVLSGVREVVA; this is translated from the coding sequence ATGACCGTCGACACCGCCAGCTTCTTCACCCGGGCCGTTCACGCGGGCCGCGGCCAGCAGCCGGCTGCCTCGCGCGCGACTCCGATCTATCTCACGGCGGGCTTCGAGTTCGAGGACTTCGACCACGCCGCGAGCCACTTCGGCACCGGCGCCGGGTTCGGCTACACCCGCACGGGCAATCCGACGGTGCAGGCTGTCGAGCGCCAGCTGGCGGCGCTCGAGTCGGGCGCCGACGCGGTTCTGCTCGGCAGCGGCCAGGCCGCGATCGCGACCGCCCTGCTCACGGTCGCCGGGGCCGGCGATCACATCGTGTCGTCGACGCACATCTACGAGGGCACGCGTGGCCTCCTGCTCGACAACCTGTCGCGGCTGGGGATTGAGACGACCTTCGTCGACGACATCGCCGATGGCGATGAATGGCGGGCGGCCATCCGCCCGAACACGAGGGCCCTGTTCGGCGAGTCGATCGCGAACGCCCGCAACGACGTCCTCGACATCGCCGCCGTCAGCGCGATCGGAGACGAGTACGCCATCCCGCTCATCGTCGACAACACTCTCGCGACGCCTTTCCTCGTGCGCCCGATCGAGCACGGCGCCGCCATCGTCGTGCATTCGGCGTCGAAGTTCCTCGCCGGGCACGGCTCGGTGCTCGGCGGCGTGATCGTCGACGACGGACGCTTCGATGCGGCACGCGCAGGCCACAACGCCCCGCACCTCGTGCTGCCCGGGCGCGGCGGGCTGGCGAGCGTCGCAGAGCGCCACGGCTCGCGAGCGCGGGGCGCCTACGCGCGGGAGTCCGTCGCTCCGAGGTTCGGCGCCTCGCCGTCGCCCTTGAACGCGTTCCTCATCGGACAGGGCGCGGAGACATTGGGGCTGCGTGTGGAACGACAGTCTCGTTCGGCGCTCAGCATCGCCCGCTGGCTCGACGCGCACGACGACGTGGAGAGCGTCGACCATGTCGGCCTGGAAAGCCATCCCCACCACGCCACAGCGCTCCGTTACCTCGACGGCGGGTTCGGCTCGATCTTCACGTTCACCCTGCGCGGCGGGCTGGAGGCTGCGCGGCACTTCGTCGAGAGCGTCGACGTGTTCACCCACATGACGCATATCGGCGATGTCCGCTCTCTGGTGCTGCACCCCGCTACCACGAGCCACGCGTACCGCACGGAGGAGGAGCGCGAGGTGCTCGGTGTCCGCCCCGGGACCCTGCGACTGTCGATCGGCATCGAAGACCCCACGGACCTCATCGCCGACCTCGACCGCGTGCTCAGCGGCGTGCGGGAGGTCGTCGCATGA
- the leuC gene encoding 3-isopropylmalate dehydratase large subunit codes for MNTPASDAVPARKRTLAEKVWEDHLVVKGENGEPDLIYIDLHLVHEVTSPQAFDGLRAEGRPLRRLDLTIATEDHNTPTLAIDKPIADLTSRTQIETLRRNAEEFGVRLHSLGDSEQGIVHVVGPQLGLTMPGITVVCGDSHTSTHGAFGAMAFGIGTSEVEHVMATQTLPLKPFKTMAINVEGTLKPGVTAKDIILAVIAKIGTGGGQGYVLEYRGSAIRALSMEGRMTICNMSIEAGARAGMVAPDETTFAYVKDKPHAPKGQDWEDAVAYWRTLPTDEGAVFDAEVFIDADELEPFVTWGTNPGQGSSLSASVPDPADFDDPNERAAAERALEYMDLTPGTPLKEVAVDAVFMGSCTNSRIEDLRAFASIIKGKKKADGVRVMVVPGSARVRLEAEAEGLDKIITDFGAEWRFAGCSMCLGMNPDQLAPGERCASTSNRNFEGRQGKGGRTHLVSPLVAAATAIRGTLSSPSDLTDDVLIGAGAEAKESN; via the coding sequence ATGAACACCCCCGCATCCGATGCCGTTCCCGCACGCAAGCGAACCCTGGCCGAGAAGGTCTGGGAGGACCACCTCGTCGTCAAGGGTGAGAACGGCGAGCCCGACCTCATCTACATCGATCTGCACCTGGTGCACGAGGTCACGAGCCCGCAGGCGTTCGACGGTCTGCGCGCCGAGGGACGCCCGCTGCGGCGCCTCGACTTGACCATCGCCACCGAGGACCACAACACCCCGACCCTCGCGATCGACAAGCCCATCGCCGATCTGACGAGCCGCACGCAGATCGAGACCCTGCGCCGCAACGCCGAGGAGTTCGGCGTCCGCCTGCATTCGCTCGGCGACTCAGAGCAGGGCATCGTGCACGTCGTCGGGCCCCAGCTCGGTCTGACGATGCCCGGCATCACCGTGGTGTGCGGCGATTCGCACACGTCGACGCACGGGGCGTTCGGCGCCATGGCGTTCGGGATCGGCACCAGCGAGGTCGAGCACGTCATGGCCACCCAGACGCTGCCGCTGAAGCCCTTCAAGACCATGGCCATCAACGTCGAGGGCACGCTGAAGCCCGGGGTCACCGCGAAGGACATCATCCTCGCCGTGATCGCCAAGATCGGAACGGGCGGAGGCCAGGGCTATGTGCTCGAGTACCGCGGCAGTGCGATCCGTGCGCTGTCGATGGAAGGGCGCATGACCATCTGCAACATGTCGATCGAGGCAGGAGCCCGCGCCGGCATGGTCGCCCCCGACGAGACGACCTTCGCCTACGTCAAGGACAAGCCGCACGCACCCAAGGGCCAGGACTGGGAGGATGCCGTCGCCTACTGGCGCACCCTCCCGACCGACGAGGGGGCGGTGTTCGACGCCGAGGTCTTCATCGACGCAGACGAGCTCGAGCCGTTCGTCACGTGGGGCACGAACCCCGGACAGGGCAGCTCGCTGTCGGCGTCCGTGCCCGACCCGGCCGACTTCGACGACCCGAACGAGCGCGCCGCCGCCGAGCGGGCGCTGGAGTACATGGACCTCACGCCCGGCACGCCGCTCAAGGAGGTCGCGGTGGACGCGGTCTTCATGGGGTCGTGCACGAACAGCCGCATCGAGGACCTGCGGGCGTTCGCGTCGATCATCAAGGGCAAGAAGAAGGCCGACGGCGTGCGCGTCATGGTCGTCCCCGGCTCTGCCCGCGTTCGGCTGGAGGCCGAGGCAGAGGGTCTCGACAAGATCATCACCGATTTCGGGGCCGAGTGGCGTTTCGCCGGCTGCTCCATGTGTCTCGGCATGAATCCTGATCAGCTCGCCCCAGGGGAGAGGTGCGCATCCACCTCGAACCGCAACTTCGAGGGCAGGCAGGGCAAGGGAGGCCGCACGCACCTCGTGTCGCCGCTGGTCGCCGCGGCGACCGCGATCCGCGGCACTCTGTCGAGCCCCAGCGACCTGACCGACGACGTCCTGATCGGCGCAGGTGCCGAGGCGAAGGAGAGCAACTGA
- the leuD gene encoding 3-isopropylmalate dehydratase small subunit has product MEKFTTHTGVAAPLKRSNVDTDQIIPAVFLKRVTKTGFDDALFHAWRQDPDFVLNQAPFQGATVLVAGPDFGTGSSREHAVWALRDFGFKVVLSPRFADIFRGNSGKQGLLAATISEEDLERIWAEIDRNPGTEMTVDLVERTATIGGIQADIGIDDYTRWRLLEGLDDIGLTLRNEDKIAQFEARRESWRPRTLPVQ; this is encoded by the coding sequence ATGGAGAAGTTCACCACGCACACGGGCGTCGCGGCCCCGCTGAAGCGCTCCAACGTCGACACCGACCAGATCATCCCCGCGGTGTTCCTCAAGCGTGTCACCAAGACCGGATTCGACGACGCGCTGTTCCACGCGTGGCGGCAGGACCCCGATTTCGTGCTGAACCAGGCGCCGTTCCAGGGGGCGACCGTGCTCGTCGCCGGGCCGGACTTCGGCACGGGGTCGAGCCGGGAGCACGCCGTGTGGGCACTGCGCGACTTCGGGTTCAAGGTCGTGCTCAGCCCGCGCTTCGCCGACATCTTCCGCGGCAACTCCGGCAAGCAGGGCCTGCTGGCCGCGACCATCTCGGAAGAGGACCTCGAGCGCATCTGGGCCGAGATCGACCGCAACCCCGGTACGGAGATGACGGTCGACCTGGTCGAGCGCACCGCGACGATCGGCGGCATCCAGGCCGACATCGGGATCGACGATTACACTAGATGGCGGCTCCTCGAAGGGCTCGATGACATCGGGCTCACGCTGCGCAACGAAGACAAGATCGCGCAGTTCGAGGCCCGACGAGAGTCGTGGCGCCCCCGGACCCTTCCCGTGCAGTGA
- the murA gene encoding UDP-N-acetylglucosamine 1-carboxyvinyltransferase, translated as MTTPVRDALPDGAPALTGDVIAIRGGRPLRGRVDVKGAKNLATKAMVATLLGETSSTLRDVPDLSDVAVVRSLLEVHGVQVTPGDEPGSLVFDPSGVESAHFEEIDAHAGASRIPILFCGPLLHRLGQAFIPDLGGCRIGDRPIDFHLDALRKFGAVVEKLPSGIRLSTPNGRLRGANIHLPYPSVGATEQVLLTAVRAEGVTELRNAAIEPEIMDLIAVLQKMGAIISYEPNRVILIEGVESLRGYDHRSIFDRNEAASWASAALATDGEIFVGGARQQEMLTFLNVFRKAGGWFDIQEDGILFRRAGELKPVVVETDVHPGFMTDWQQPLVVALTQAHGRSVVHETVYENRMGFTQALVKMGADIVVHPHGLQDGPRRVARRELEQAAVITGPTPLHGADIVVPDLRGGYSHVIAALTATGESRVSGVDILSRGYEKFLAKLDALGADFDVIR; from the coding sequence ATGACGACACCCGTGCGCGACGCTCTACCGGACGGAGCCCCGGCTCTCACCGGAGACGTCATCGCCATCAGAGGCGGGCGTCCGCTGCGCGGTCGCGTCGACGTCAAGGGGGCGAAGAACCTCGCGACGAAGGCGATGGTCGCGACGCTGCTGGGCGAGACGTCGAGCACGCTGCGCGATGTGCCCGATCTCAGCGATGTCGCCGTGGTGCGCTCGCTGCTCGAGGTTCACGGCGTGCAGGTCACCCCCGGCGACGAGCCGGGCTCGCTGGTCTTCGACCCGAGCGGTGTCGAGTCGGCCCATTTCGAGGAGATCGACGCGCACGCGGGCGCTTCGCGCATCCCGATCCTCTTCTGCGGCCCGTTGCTGCACCGCCTCGGCCAGGCCTTCATCCCCGACCTGGGGGGATGCCGCATCGGCGACCGCCCCATCGACTTCCACCTCGACGCGCTGCGCAAGTTCGGCGCGGTCGTCGAGAAGCTGCCGAGCGGCATCCGTCTCTCGACGCCGAACGGACGTCTCCGCGGCGCGAACATCCACCTTCCGTACCCCAGCGTGGGCGCCACCGAGCAGGTGCTGCTGACGGCTGTCCGCGCGGAGGGCGTGACCGAGCTCCGCAACGCCGCCATCGAGCCGGAGATCATGGACCTGATCGCCGTGCTGCAGAAGATGGGCGCGATCATCTCCTACGAGCCCAACCGGGTCATCCTCATCGAGGGCGTCGAGTCGCTGCGAGGGTACGACCACCGCTCGATCTTCGATCGCAACGAGGCGGCATCCTGGGCATCCGCAGCCCTGGCGACCGATGGCGAGATCTTCGTCGGCGGGGCCCGGCAGCAGGAGATGCTGACCTTCCTCAACGTCTTCCGCAAGGCCGGCGGCTGGTTCGACATCCAGGAGGACGGCATCCTCTTCCGGCGCGCCGGAGAGCTCAAGCCCGTGGTCGTGGAGACCGATGTCCACCCCGGATTCATGACCGACTGGCAGCAGCCGCTCGTCGTCGCACTCACGCAGGCGCACGGGCGCTCGGTCGTTCACGAGACGGTCTACGAGAATCGCATGGGCTTCACCCAGGCGCTCGTGAAGATGGGTGCTGACATCGTGGTGCATCCGCACGGACTTCAGGACGGTCCGCGTCGCGTCGCGCGCCGCGAGCTGGAGCAGGCCGCCGTCATCACCGGCCCGACGCCGCTGCACGGGGCGGACATCGTCGTCCCCGATCTCCGCGGAGGCTACAGCCACGTCATCGCCGCGCTGACGGCGACCGGTGAGTCGCGCGTCTCCGGCGTCGACATCCTGAGCCGCGGATACGAGAAGTTCCTCGCCAAGCTCGACGCCCTCGGCGCCGACTTCGACGTCATCCGGTGA
- a CDS encoding lysophospholipid acyltransferase family protein, with product MAPRSERRRPSLFWPLAVIVVPLVSLLAKIRIVGREKLPANGAFVLAPNHYSEFDPLIVAVAVWRMGRAPRFMAKESLFRVPVLGWVLRSTGMVPVARSSSAAAAKQTLRQSTELVEHGRGVIVYPEGTLTRDPDLWPMRGKSGAVRLALARDLPLIPMAQWGTQAIMGRYQKGLSLWPLRKPVTVVLGNPVDLSDLRGRAGEPAALAEASTRLMNAITALLEDIRGEKAPAERWNPASHGQKETGRLDS from the coding sequence ATGGCCCCCAGGTCGGAACGGCGGCGGCCCAGCCTCTTCTGGCCGCTCGCGGTGATCGTCGTCCCGCTGGTGTCGCTCCTCGCGAAGATCCGCATCGTCGGACGCGAGAAGCTGCCGGCGAACGGCGCGTTCGTGCTGGCCCCGAACCACTACTCGGAGTTCGATCCGCTCATCGTCGCGGTGGCGGTGTGGCGGATGGGACGGGCCCCGCGGTTCATGGCGAAGGAGAGCCTGTTCCGCGTTCCCGTGCTGGGATGGGTGCTGCGCTCGACCGGCATGGTCCCGGTCGCGCGGTCCTCGTCGGCTGCGGCGGCGAAGCAGACGCTCCGCCAGTCGACGGAGCTCGTCGAGCACGGCCGTGGTGTGATCGTGTATCCCGAGGGCACCCTCACGCGCGATCCCGACCTCTGGCCCATGCGCGGCAAGTCGGGAGCCGTCCGGCTCGCCCTCGCCAGAGACCTGCCCCTCATCCCGATGGCCCAGTGGGGCACGCAGGCGATCATGGGGCGGTATCAGAAGGGCTTGAGCCTGTGGCCCCTGCGCAAGCCTGTCACGGTCGTGCTCGGAAATCCCGTCGATCTGTCGGACCTGCGTGGCAGGGCCGGAGAGCCGGCGGCCCTCGCCGAGGCCAGCACACGGCTGATGAACGCGATCACCGCGCTGCTCGAAGACATCCGCGGTGAGAAGGCCCCCGCCGAGCGGTGGAACCCGGCGTCGCACGGGCAGAAGGAGACCGGTCGCCTTGACTCCTAA
- a CDS encoding NAD(P)H-dependent glycerol-3-phosphate dehydrogenase, with protein MTPKRTPHAGPRVTVIGAGSWGTTFGKILADGGAQVTMWARRAELAHEIDEAKRNSRYLPGINLPRAMSATHELGRAMDGVEQVYLSVPSQSLRENLKALRPLLADNDVKIVSLMKGVERSTGLRMSQVIEQELRCDPDRIAVASGPNLALEIAREQPTAAVISSRSLETAETIARAARNRYFRTFVNTDVVGTEFGGVLKNLIAVAIGIVDGVGYGENTKASIITRGLVEMTDFAVANGAHPETLQGLAGLGDLIATCQSPLSRNNTAGRLLGQGYSFQDVVKQMQQTAEGLASVAPVLQLARESEVDMPIVEQVKMVLDGKMDPRDIAPHLTTDDDTPQGERTNHGQAEGGGALRRALQRAFDQFRDGGRGARRDRS; from the coding sequence TTGACTCCTAAGAGAACTCCGCACGCCGGCCCTCGAGTGACCGTCATCGGAGCGGGGAGCTGGGGGACCACGTTCGGCAAGATCCTCGCCGACGGCGGTGCACAGGTCACGATGTGGGCGCGTCGAGCCGAGCTCGCGCACGAGATCGACGAAGCCAAGCGCAATTCTCGGTATCTCCCCGGCATCAATCTGCCTCGAGCGATGTCCGCGACGCATGAGCTCGGCCGGGCCATGGACGGCGTCGAACAGGTGTACCTGTCCGTGCCCAGTCAGTCGCTCCGGGAGAACCTCAAGGCTCTCCGCCCGCTGCTCGCCGACAACGACGTGAAGATCGTCAGCCTCATGAAGGGCGTCGAGCGGTCGACCGGCCTGCGCATGAGCCAGGTCATCGAGCAGGAGCTGCGCTGCGACCCCGACCGGATCGCCGTGGCCTCGGGGCCGAACCTCGCACTGGAGATCGCCAGGGAGCAGCCGACCGCCGCCGTGATCTCGTCGCGGAGCCTGGAGACCGCCGAGACGATCGCGCGAGCGGCCCGCAACAGGTACTTCCGCACGTTCGTGAACACCGACGTGGTGGGCACCGAGTTCGGCGGCGTTCTGAAGAATCTCATCGCCGTCGCGATCGGCATCGTCGACGGCGTCGGCTACGGCGAGAACACCAAGGCGTCGATCATCACGCGGGGCCTCGTCGAGATGACCGACTTCGCCGTGGCGAACGGCGCGCACCCCGAGACGCTGCAGGGGCTCGCCGGGCTGGGTGACCTCATCGCCACGTGCCAGTCCCCGCTGAGCAGGAACAACACGGCCGGACGTCTGCTCGGGCAGGGCTACAGCTTCCAGGACGTCGTGAAGCAGATGCAGCAGACGGCCGAAGGACTTGCGTCGGTCGCTCCCGTGCTGCAGCTCGCTCGCGAGTCCGAGGTCGACATGCCCATCGTCGAGCAGGTGAAGATGGTGCTCGACGGCAAGATGGATCCGCGCGACATCGCCCCGCATCTGACGACGGACGACGACACCCCGCAGGGGGAGAGGACCAACCATGGACAAGCAGAAGGTGGTGGTGCTCTTCGGCGGGCGCTCCAGCGAGCATTCGATCAGTTCCGCGACGGCGGGCGGGGTGCTCGGCGCGATCGATCGTGA
- a CDS encoding D-alanine--D-alanine ligase family protein: MDKQKVVVLFGGRSSEHSISSATAGGVLGAIDRDRYEVIPVGITREGAFVLEEDDPAKFPLDAAHLPEVVDNGTRILWPEPGGDRMLRVVRPDGSTDGFGEIDVVLPILHGPHGEDGTIQGFFDTLEIPYAGGGVLDSALCMDKHFMKIALQAAGIRVAPWVTVRSRQWETDADGVRAAAAELGLPLFVKPARAGSSVGVSKVESPAELDAALQIAFAEDDKVLIETGVSGREIEVAVLEGADGVRASLPGEIVLTSRGFYDFEGKYLGGDGVDVVCPADLTDAEIAAVQRVGISAFEAVDGRGLARVDMFLTASGELVVNELNTMPGFTPISMFPKCWVASGLSYGELITELIEAGLRR, encoded by the coding sequence ATGGACAAGCAGAAGGTGGTGGTGCTCTTCGGCGGGCGCTCCAGCGAGCATTCGATCAGTTCCGCGACGGCGGGCGGGGTGCTCGGCGCGATCGATCGTGACCGCTACGAGGTGATCCCGGTCGGGATCACTCGAGAGGGAGCGTTCGTCCTCGAAGAGGACGACCCCGCGAAGTTCCCGCTCGATGCGGCGCACCTCCCCGAGGTCGTCGACAACGGCACGCGCATCCTCTGGCCGGAGCCCGGCGGAGACCGTATGCTTCGGGTCGTGCGACCGGACGGCTCGACCGATGGTTTCGGCGAGATCGACGTCGTGCTGCCCATCCTGCACGGCCCGCACGGCGAGGACGGCACGATCCAGGGCTTCTTCGACACGCTGGAGATCCCGTACGCGGGCGGCGGCGTTCTCGATTCGGCGCTGTGCATGGACAAGCACTTCATGAAGATCGCGCTGCAGGCCGCGGGAATCCGGGTCGCACCGTGGGTGACCGTGCGTTCGCGGCAGTGGGAGACGGATGCAGACGGCGTTCGGGCCGCGGCAGCTGAGCTCGGGCTCCCGCTGTTCGTCAAGCCAGCGCGTGCCGGGTCGAGTGTCGGAGTGTCCAAGGTCGAGAGTCCCGCAGAGCTCGATGCCGCTTTGCAGATCGCGTTCGCCGAAGATGACAAGGTGCTCATCGAGACCGGCGTCTCGGGCCGGGAGATCGAGGTGGCGGTGCTCGAGGGGGCCGACGGCGTCCGTGCGTCGCTGCCGGGGGAGATCGTGCTCACCTCGCGCGGGTTCTACGACTTCGAAGGCAAGTACCTCGGCGGTGACGGGGTCGACGTCGTGTGCCCTGCTGATCTGACGGATGCCGAGATCGCCGCTGTGCAGCGCGTCGGCATCAGCGCGTTCGAGGCCGTGGACGGTCGCGGCCTCGCCAGGGTCGACATGTTCCTCACGGCCTCGGGCGAGCTCGTGGTGAACGAGCTCAACACCATGCCGGGCTTCACGCCGATCTCCATGTTCCCGAAGTGCTGGGTCGCCTCGGGGCTCAGCTACGGCGAGCTCATCACCGAGCTGATCGAGGCGGGGTTGCGCCGCTGA